The genomic interval CGCTTCGTCAGCGGCGAGGTGTAAGTAGGTAAAAAGCAGTAAGCCCTCGCGCAGGTAACGGTACTCCTCGGCGATGGGCTCCTTGACCTTGACCACCAAATCGGCGGCCCAGGCCTCCTCGGCGGGGACGATCTCGGCTCCGGCAGCCCGGTACTCGTCATCCGAGATTCCCGAGCCGACCCCGGCGTTATGCTGCACCCGCACCATATGGCCGCGCCGCACCAAGCTGGTAACCCCACCGGGCGTCAAGGCCACGCGATTCTCGAGCGTCTTGATCTCCTTGGGCACTCCGATGATCATGCTTCACCTCTTTTTCCGAAAGTGTAGGGCCTGGGTAGGGGCAAAGGAATGCCAAAGTTAAGGCTATATTGGAAGACTAGTTATGGTTTGTTAAGCTTAAGTGCAAATATGGCTTCCGATCCCCAAAAGCTGCTGGACCCTATCAACTTGGCTATCCTGCACGAACTGCAACAAGACGCCCGGCTTTCCTACAGCGAGCTAGGCCGACGGGTGGGGCTTTCTACCCCCGCCGTCACCGAGCGGGTGCGGCGGCTCGAGGACCGCGGAATCATCACCGGCTACGGGGCCCGGCTGGATCTGGCTCGCCTCGGCTACGAGATCACCGCCCTCATCGAGGTAGCGGCTCCCCCTAGCCGCTACCCCCAGGTAGTGGAGTTTGCCCGGGGTAAGCTCGAGGTGCGCGAATGCTACTTCGTGACCGGAGAGGCTTCGTTCGTGGCCCGGGTGGTGACACGCTCCATCGCGCACCTGCAAGAGCTCATCCAGCAGATGATGGTCTTCGGCAACACCCGCACCTCGGTGGTGCTGTCTACCCCCATCATCAAGGAAACCTTCGAACTGGGGCAGGGGTGACTTGATCTTTGGGGGATTGGGCTTTACTGACGTCGTACGCAAGGTGGGATTGTCCTCGCCCTAACCAGGTCGCACCGGTGACGCCCAACCTCCCCCGCTCAGCCTTTGAATACCCGTTTGATCTTGAGCTTGAAGCCGTCTCCCTCGGCGATGGCGACGAGGCGACGGCGGCTGTCCAGCAAAGCTACGTACCCTTGGGCTGGGATGGGGAGCGGCACACCCTCGAGCACCCGCTTCACCTCGGTGTGGGAGAGCTGCACTAGCGGAAAGGAGAGGACTTGGGTCTCCTCCAGGGAGCGCTTGGGATCAATTTGCTCAAGGGGTACACAGCGCTCCAGCCCCACCCGCCCTACCCGGGTCCGCACCAACCCTGACAAAAAGGCCTTGGTCCCCAGCATCTCCCCCAAGTCGCGGGCAAAGGCTCGGATATAGGTTCCGCTGCCTACCACCAAGCGGATCACCGCGGTGGGATACTCTCCCAGCGCCCGCGGAAGCGCAACCGGGCGGCCTCGCTGAGTACCGGCATCGCCGGGGGCCTGTCGGCCCTTCACTGGGGCGATCTCCCAGCCATGGGGCGAAGGGGCGATATGGTAGGCCTTGAGGGCCGGATCGAAGGCCAGCAGGGTGGCCTCGAGGTACCTAACCGGCCTGGGGACAAGCTCCAAGCTCTCCCCCTTCCGGGCCGCTTCGTACGCCTTGACCCCACCGACCTTGACCGCCGAATACGCCGGGGGCACCTGTTCGGTGAGGCTAAGAAAGCGCGTCAGGGTGGTCTCGAGGTCTCTCCTGCTGAAGCGCGCCGGAACCTCCGCCGTCACCGGACCCTCGGCATCGAGGGTCTCGGTGGTCGCGCCGAAGGAGACCCAGGCCAAGTACTCCTTGTCCTCGGCGGAGAGAAAGGGGACCAACTTGGTCGAGGCGTCGCTCGCCAGGATCAGTACCCCCGTGGCTAGGGGGTCGAGGGTTCCGGTGTGCCCCACCCGGCGGGTTCCTAGCTGTTTGCGGATAGCGTCCACCACGTCGTGAGAGGTGATGCCAAGGGGTTTGTCCACGGCGAACAGGGCCATGTCAGGGGGATTGTATGCTACCTGTGACCCGCGCGCAAAGCGACACCGCCGGCTGGTCCCTAGCTCAATACCGCTGACGTTCAAGCACCTGCTCGGCCACCCTGCGGCCCAGATCTAGCCCATTTTTGCCGTCCACAAACCAGTGGATCCCGGCGATGATCCGCGAATACGAAGCCTCCTGGGCCATCTCCTCAAAGAAGGCGGCCTGCTCGGGAAAGTAGTGCTCGAGCACCCGTGCCGCGGCTCCGCTCACGGTGGAGTGGCCAGAAGGGTAAGCCGGGAACCGCGGGGTACGGAGATAGGGTTTCCAGCTTTTATCAAAGGTATGCACCCACTGGTCAGGCCGGGCTGTATAGTAGGTGAATTTCGCTTTCCAGCAAGCGATAAAAGCGTCGTGCATAGCCACATTGAGCGCGGCCAGGACCTTTACTGCGGCCTCAGGGCTCGAGGCTTTATCGCGTAGCACGCGCAGCGCAAGCTCCTGCCATAGCCCGGCGGGGG from Meiothermus sp. Pnk-1 carries:
- the truB gene encoding tRNA pseudouridine(55) synthase TruB; protein product: MALFAVDKPLGITSHDVVDAIRKQLGTRRVGHTGTLDPLATGVLILASDASTKLVPFLSAEDKEYLAWVSFGATTETLDAEGPVTAEVPARFSRRDLETTLTRFLSLTEQVPPAYSAVKVGGVKAYEAARKGESLELVPRPVRYLEATLLAFDPALKAYHIAPSPHGWEIAPVKGRQAPGDAGTQRGRPVALPRALGEYPTAVIRLVVGSGTYIRAFARDLGEMLGTKAFLSGLVRTRVGRVGLERCVPLEQIDPKRSLEETQVLSFPLVQLSHTEVKRVLEGVPLPIPAQGYVALLDSRRRLVAIAEGDGFKLKIKRVFKG
- a CDS encoding Lrp/AsnC family transcriptional regulator, whose product is MASDPQKLLDPINLAILHELQQDARLSYSELGRRVGLSTPAVTERVRRLEDRGIITGYGARLDLARLGYEITALIEVAAPPSRYPQVVEFARGKLEVRECYFVTGEASFVARVVTRSIAHLQELIQQMMVFGNTRTSVVLSTPIIKETFELGQG